The Constrictibacter sp. MBR-5 sequence ACGTCGGAGTCGGGATCGCCCAGGTCGCCGAAATGCCGCGCCGAGGCCGGACAGGTCGACACGCAGGCCGGCACGCGGTCGACCTCGTCGAGATTCTCGTTGTAGATGCGGTCGATGCACAGCGTGCACTTCTTCATCGTGCCGCTGTCGCCGTCGAACTCGCGTGCGCCGTAGGGGCAGGCCCAGGAGCAGAGCTTGCAGCCGATGCACAGGTCCTCGTCGACCAGGACGATGCCGTCTTCGGAGCGCTTGTAGGAGGCGCCGGTCGGGCAGACGGTGACGCAGGCCGGCTCCTCGCAGTGCAGGCAGGATTTCGGGAAGTTGACGGTGCGACCGCCGCAGCCCTCGCCGACTTCGTAGGAGTGGATGCGGTTGAACCAGACGCCGCTCTGGTCGGCCCCATAGGGGTTGGTGTCGGTCAGCGGCGCCATGTGGCCGCCGGTGTTCCATTCCTTGCAGTTCACCGCGCAGGCATGGCAGCCGACGCAGGTGTCGAGGTCGATGACGAGGCCCAGCTTTTTCGCCGGGCGCGGCTCCGGAAGACTGGTCATTCGGCGGCCTCCCGACTGCGGCGGAAGCTCTTGCCGTAACGCAGGATGCCGGGCCGGTTCGGCAGCTTCGGCTGCTTCATGTCGGGGAAGCCGATGCCGCTGGCAACGGGCGCCTCGGCCGGCGCCTTCTCGATGCGCACGCGCAGGTCGTACCAGGCCGCCTGCCCCGTCACCGGGTCGGCGTTGGCGTAGCGATAGCCGTCCTCGCGCGGCGGCAGCAGCTCCGAGATGATGTGGTTCAAGAGGAAGCCCTTCCGGAATTCGGGCGAATCGTCCGCGAGGTTCCAGGCGCCCCGCCGCTTGCCGATGGCGTTCCAGGTCCAGACCGTGTCCTCGTTGACGCCGTCCATCAGTTTGACCGGCACCTTGATGCTGCCGTGATGGCTGGTGACGACGACCCAGTCCTCGTCGGCGATGCCGAGCTTTTCGCCGAGCGTGCGGCTGATGTGCAGCTTGTTGTGGCCGTGGATCTGGCGCAGCCAGGCGTTCTGGGAGCCCCAGGAGTGGTACATCGCCATCGGGCGCTGGGTCACGGCACGCAGCGGATAGGCCGCGCTCTCGACCGCCGCATGCTCGAACGGCGCGTACCAGATCGGCAGCGGGTCGAAATATTCCGCGATCCGTCGGCGCTCGGCATCCGGCGGCTGCACCGGTCCGTGTCCCTGGGCGGCGAGCCGAAACTTCTGCAGCGGCTCGCTCCAGATCTGCATCACGACGGGCTCGGCCTTCGGGATGAAGCCGACCGAGGCGGCCCATTCCAGATAGCCGCGGTTCGCATGCTTGAAGAACTGATGCTCGAGCGGCAGCTCGTGCTTCCAGAAGCAGCCGTTGTCGATGTAGCGCTGCAGCTGGTCGGGGTTCGGTGCCCCCTTCCCCTGGCCGCTGCCGTCGGCGTTGCGCCAGCCGGCGAGCGGACCGATGCCGGGCGAGCGCTCATGGTTGACGATGTAGTCCGGATAGCCGCCCGGATAGCGCGGCTGCCCGTCCTCGGTCGTGAAGGCCGGCAATCCCAGCCGGTACCCGAGGTCGAGCACGACCTCCTGGAACGGCCGCACGTCGCGGTCCGGCTGCACCACCGGCTGGCGGATCGCGTCGCCGGCGCCGTGCGCGTTCGAGATCGGCCGGTCGAGCAGCGAGATGCAGTCCCAGCGCTCCAGATAGGTCGTATCCGGCAGCACGAGGTCGGCGTAGGGCACCGTCTCGGAGTAGAAGGCGTCCGAATAGATGATCTTGGGGATCTTGTATTCGCCGGTCGCCTCGTCCCTGTCGGTCAGCATCCTGATCGTACCGGGCACGTTCATGGCGCTGTTCCAGCCCATGTTGGCCATGTACATGAACAGCACGTCGATCGGGTACGGGTCGCCCTTCCACGCGTTGGTGATCACCATCTGCATCAGGCCATGGGCGGCGACCGGCGCCTCCCACGAATAGGCCTTGTCGATGCGCACGGGACTGCCGTCCGCCTCGACCAGCAGATCCTCCGGCCCGGCGACGAAGCCGAGCGGCGGCCCGGGCATCGGGGTGTTCGGCTTGACCTGCCCCGGCTTGCCGGCCGGCTTCGGGCCGGGCGGCGCGGGGCGCGGGAACGGCGGCTCGAAGCGGTAGGAACCCGGCGTGTCCACCGCCCCCAGGAGCATCTGCAGCAGGTGCAGCGCCCGGCAGGTGTGGAAGCCGTTGGAATGGGCCGAGATGCCGCGCATGGCGTGGAACGAGACCGGCCGGCCGATCATCCGCTCGTGCCGGCGCCCCGCCCAGTCGGTCCAGGGCTGCTCGATCACGACTTCCTGCTCGAAGGCGGCGTGCGCCAGTTCGGCGGCGAGGCGGCGGATCGTCTCGGCCGATACGCCGCATTCCGCCGCGACCGCCTCCGGCGCATAGCGCGGGTCGAGATAGCGTTCCGCGAGCAGCTGGAAGACCGGGACCGCCTTGCGCCCGTCGGGCAGCGTGAAGTCCCCGACCATGACCGGGCTCACCTCGGCCTGCATGGCGCTCGCCGCACCGCCGCTCGTCCGGTCCCAGCACAGGGGATTGCCGTCGCCGTCACGGGCGAACAGGCCGTCGTCGGCGCCGCCCGGATTGCGCACCACCAGCCAGGGTGCGTTCGTGTAGCGGACGAGCGAGTCCAGGTCGATGCGGTCGGCCTTCAGCAGCTCGTGCACCATCGCCAGGATGAACAGGCCGTCCGTGCCCGGCTTGATGCCGATCCACTCGTCCGCCGTGGCGGAATAGCCGGTCCGCACGGGATTGACCGAGACGAACTTGGCGCCGTTGGCGCGCAGCTTCGACAGGCCGATCTTGATGGGATTCGAATCGTGGTCTTCGGCGACGCCGAACATCATGAAATAGCGGGCGCGATCCCAGTCGGGCTCACCGAATTCCCAGAACGACCCGCCGATCGTGTAGATGCCGCCGGCCGCCATGTTGACCGAGCAGAAGCCGCCGTGTGCGGCGAAGTTCGGCGTGCCGAACTGCTGCGCCCAGAAGCCGGTCAGCGACTGGCTCTGGTCGCGGCCGGTGAAGAAGGCGAGCCGCTTCGGGTCGCGCGAGCGCACCTCCGACAGCCACGTCGTCGCCAGCTGCAGCGCCTCGTCCCATTCGATCTCGCGGAACTCGCCGCTGCCGCGCGGACCGACCCGCAGCAAGGGCTTCGAGAGCCGCGCCGGCGAATAATGCTGCATGATCCCGGCCGAGCCCTTGGCGCATAGCACGCCGCGGTTCACCGGATGATCCTTGTTGCCCTCGATGTAGCGGATGCGCCCATCGGCGAGATGGACTTTGATGCCGCACCGGCAGGCGCACATGTAGCAGGTCGTCGTCTTGACCTCGTCCGACACGTGGGGCGAGGTCTCGGCCGGCGTCTGGGGGCCGGTGGCGGAGCTTGCTGTCATCTGGGCCTGGGGATTGTTCTTCTGCCTGGGCGCCACCCACTGTTTGGCATGTGTCTCCGCGGGTCAAGGCCGCCGGGCCGCGTCAACGCTTGAGCCGGCTTTCGACCATCG is a genomic window containing:
- a CDS encoding molybdopterin oxidoreductase family protein — protein: MTASSATGPQTPAETSPHVSDEVKTTTCYMCACRCGIKVHLADGRIRYIEGNKDHPVNRGVLCAKGSAGIMQHYSPARLSKPLLRVGPRGSGEFREIEWDEALQLATTWLSEVRSRDPKRLAFFTGRDQSQSLTGFWAQQFGTPNFAAHGGFCSVNMAAGGIYTIGGSFWEFGEPDWDRARYFMMFGVAEDHDSNPIKIGLSKLRANGAKFVSVNPVRTGYSATADEWIGIKPGTDGLFILAMVHELLKADRIDLDSLVRYTNAPWLVVRNPGGADDGLFARDGDGNPLCWDRTSGGAASAMQAEVSPVMVGDFTLPDGRKAVPVFQLLAERYLDPRYAPEAVAAECGVSAETIRRLAAELAHAAFEQEVVIEQPWTDWAGRRHERMIGRPVSFHAMRGISAHSNGFHTCRALHLLQMLLGAVDTPGSYRFEPPFPRPAPPGPKPAGKPGQVKPNTPMPGPPLGFVAGPEDLLVEADGSPVRIDKAYSWEAPVAAHGLMQMVITNAWKGDPYPIDVLFMYMANMGWNSAMNVPGTIRMLTDRDEATGEYKIPKIIYSDAFYSETVPYADLVLPDTTYLERWDCISLLDRPISNAHGAGDAIRQPVVQPDRDVRPFQEVVLDLGYRLGLPAFTTEDGQPRYPGGYPDYIVNHERSPGIGPLAGWRNADGSGQGKGAPNPDQLQRYIDNGCFWKHELPLEHQFFKHANRGYLEWAASVGFIPKAEPVVMQIWSEPLQKFRLAAQGHGPVQPPDAERRRIAEYFDPLPIWYAPFEHAAVESAAYPLRAVTQRPMAMYHSWGSQNAWLRQIHGHNKLHISRTLGEKLGIADEDWVVVTSHHGSIKVPVKLMDGVNEDTVWTWNAIGKRRGAWNLADDSPEFRKGFLLNHIISELLPPREDGYRYANADPVTGQAAWYDLRVRIEKAPAEAPVASGIGFPDMKQPKLPNRPGILRYGKSFRRSREAAE
- a CDS encoding 4Fe-4S dicluster domain-containing protein, with the protein product MTSLPEPRPAKKLGLVIDLDTCVGCHACAVNCKEWNTGGHMAPLTDTNPYGADQSGVWFNRIHSYEVGEGCGGRTVNFPKSCLHCEEPACVTVCPTGASYKRSEDGIVLVDEDLCIGCKLCSWACPYGAREFDGDSGTMKKCTLCIDRIYNENLDEVDRVPACVSTCPASARHFGDLGDPDSDVSRMVAERGGYDLMPEMGYKPVNKYLPPRPRLGPTGQPAASMAPAEAGATGLLRWVDRVLSR